A window of the Sabethes cyaneus chromosome 1, idSabCyanKW18_F2, whole genome shotgun sequence genome harbors these coding sequences:
- the LOC128735829 gene encoding GPI transamidase component PIG-S, which yields MDTEENVSAVECSPPLKQSDGTDDAGSSQALSKEASSGHPNGRSSDEEEDTIHIYATLAFIVVIIVIGVPMWWKTTEVYRVPLPYAEIEALGESPIRATIRVGLFVKSAERRDVLLFELSKKFENNFVFNLQLEEFLLDPAVVNSAKTPAALEAAILKRYSFGAGDFALIEWSTLKDDVLVTSERSAFISESATSVKIYQVLTSWILQEYKLKAILGSKNMQTSKVRQLRLNTAPMQPHYDVLISVFNPRPDKQKVHWNVRLAAENYIQPFLTALSGISNFTIKTQWIYEVEIQQYPQKQMPDQTKLGRHFVIPELALPHIITSFEKKLGNQITNDPGIHLVAYVPPCEQAPLRIYRNDGLRATMANVEAFTSAKWGGIVFANPAEEVIKRCLDDPENSEVFVSSQDVMPVLLYQLRKIFDLENNIPLLDCTIAPYNSIEPRFWEVDTFIRSNTIYRIHSATLTLQSLIQLLGGIEYIVINDEVGEAIKDAYDRILLAKGHLLENNLPNAAEEAKLAYISAERAFFDPSMLALLYFPSEQKYAIYIPLFLPIMIPVVFSFSTLSKFWRKRFGKGGDKQKAD from the exons ATACTATCCACATCTACGCTACGCTGGcgttcatcgtcgtcatcatcgtaaTTGGTGTGCCCATGTGGTGGAAAACCACCGAAGTGTACCGTGTCCCGCTGCCGTATGCTGAGATCGAGGCGTTAGGTGAGAGCCCCATCAGGGCCACCATCAGAGTTGGACTATTTGTAAAATCTGCAGAACGCCGAGACGTTCTGTTGTTCGAACTGAGCAAGAAATTCGAGAATAATT tCGTATTTAATCTCCAGTTAGAAGAATTTTTGTTGGACCCAGCCGTTGTGAACTCCGCTAAGACTCCAGCTGCCCTGGAAGCCGCTATCCTCAAACGATATTCCTTTGGCGCGGGTGATTTTGCGTTGATTGAATGGAGCACATTAAAAGATGACGTTCTGGTAACTTCCGAACGCTCAGCGTTTATTTCCGAAAGTGCTA CTTCAGTAAAAATTTATCAAGTGCTGACATCATGGATACTGCAAGAGTACAAACTTAAGGCTATTCTTGGatcaaaaaatatgcagacGAGTAAGGTTCGACAACTGCGCTTGAATACGGCACCAATGCAGCCCCATTACGATGTGCTGATTTCTGTTTTCAATCCACGTCCCGACAAGCAGAAAGTGCACTGGAATGTGCGACTGGCTGCAGAAA ATTACATTCAACCTTTCTTGACGGCACTAAGCGGCATTTCTAATTTTACCATCAAAACCCAATGGATCTATGAGGTAGAGATTCAGCAGTATCCTCAGAAGCAGATGCCGGATCAAACGAAATTGGGTCGACATTTCGTGATACCGGAGCTTGCCTTGCCACATATTATCACTTCGTTCGAAAAGAAGCTTGGCAACCAAATTACGAACGATCCCGGTATCCATTTGGTTGCGTACGTGCCCCCGTGTGAACAGGCTCCACTCCGTATCTACCGAAATGATGGCCTGCGGGCAACCATGGCCAACGTAGAAGCATTTACGTCCGCCAAATGGGGAGGTATTGTGTTTGCAAATCCGGCGGAAGAAGTTATCAAGCGTTGCTTGGACGATCCCGAAAACTCCGAGGTATTCGTTAGCTCGCAAGACGTAATGCCTGTGCTGTTGTACCAACTCCGTAAGATATTCGATTTGGAAAACAAT ATACCTCTGTTAGACTGTACTATCGCACCGTATAACTCTATCGAACCGCGCTTCTGGGAAGTCGACACCTTTATCCGGTCGAACACAATTTACAGGATACACTCCGCCACTCTGACTCTGCAGTCGCTCATTCAGCTTCTCGGTGGAATCGAATACATCGTTATAAACGACGAAGTTGGGGAGGCAATCAAGGACGCATACGATCGAATTCTGTTGGCAAAAGGGCACTTGCTGGAAAACAACCTACCGAATGCAGCCGAAGAAGCGAAACTGGCGTACATTTCGGCCGAGCGTGCCTTTTTCGATCCGAGCATGCTGGCACTGCTGTACTTCCCAAGCGAACAGAAATACGCCATCTACATTCCGCTCTTTTTACCCATTATGATCCCGGTGGTTTTCTCCTTCAGTACACTCAGCAAGTTTTGGCGGAAACGCTTCGGCAAGGGTGGCGACAAGCAGAAGGCTGATTAA
- the LOC128732840 gene encoding uncharacterized protein LOC128732840, whose protein sequence is METNRIFLWVGGLLQLMVLAYCQPTALPTPDGINMYKDLLLDKTEDFASMISAEELEQPKLFFFRTPITSFADVSLHNGYDKRTHVNMYKNMMLNKDALETLLDDREESKEAARFTFPRVALKRSPGAILSWAIPAANRVRVISTNYRPPGMNRPAA, encoded by the exons ATGGAAACAAACAGGATATTCCTCTGGGTAGGGGGACTCCTGCAGTTGATGGTACTCGCATACTGTCAGCCGACCGCTCTTCCCACCCCGGATGGTATTAATATGTACAAAG ATTTACTGCTCGATAAAACGGAAGATTTCGCTAGTATGATCAGTGCAGAAGAACTCGAACAACCGAAACTGT TTTTCTTCCGTACTCCGATAACTTCCTTCGCGGATGTAAGCCTTCACAATGGCTACGATAAACGAACACATGTCAACATGTACAAAA ATATGATGCTGAACAAAGACGCACTGGAAACACTGCTGGACGATCGCGAAGAAAGCAAGGAAGCTGCTCGCTTCACGTTCCCACGGGTTGCGCTGAAACGGTCACCAGGAGCGATTCTCAGCTGGGCTATTCCGGCGGCCAACAGAGT CCGCGTCATTAGCACCAACTACCGGCCCCCTGGAATGAACCGTCCTGCCGCCTAA